AGGGCAAAGCGCCTGCATTCAGAATCGTGGTTCCCATGGTATTGTGCCAGAGCAATGCCGCCCAGTAGTTGGGACGCGGTGTGAGCGTCTTTTCATCGATGAGCGCGTAATCCGAGGCTGCAAGCGTGTTGTGCAGAATCACCTGGACATGTCGCTTGGCAAGATTGCCCATCTGGTCGAGGTAGCGGAAGCTGTCGATAAACGTGGAGGCCCAACGGTCGCCTCCGCAGGCTGTCTGGCCTGTCTCCGTGAGCCACATCGGCTTGCCTGGAGCGTATTCATCGCGAAGCCCGGCGTAGAACTCTTCTACGATGCCGGTGCGGGAGAGCCACTCTTCGGAGAGCGCGGCTTCCGGGGTGGTCGAGCTCTTGATGCTGCCCATGTTGCCGCAGCGCGAAGAGACGCTTCCGTAGAAGTGATAGGAGAAGACATCCACGGGGTCGGGCCCGGAGGCGGCAAGAAGTTCTTTCGAAGGCAGGAGCTTCATAGGGACGAAATCAATCCCTTCGCCGACCGAGCCGGGCCCAAGGAGCAGCGCATGCGGCGAGGCCTTGCGAAAGAAGGGCTGGAAGACGGCGAAGTCGCGCCCGTAGGCGGCAGCGTCATAGCCTTTAGGAACGCCTGCGGCGGTGGTGAAGGTGGGCTCGTTCATGAACTCCGCAGCGGCGATGTTGCCTCCAAGGGAGTCGTCGTAGCGGAGGAACTTGGTCGCCTCAGCGGGTGTCCAGGTGCCGGAGGCATCGCGTGTCCCAAGACCGGTGCTGAAGGAGGTCACGATCTTCGCATCGACGGCTTTTGAAAAATCAACGACGCCCTTCCATTGCGCGCATGTGAGAACGCCACCAAAGCCTTCAGGCGGCGTCGCGGGCGCAGGGGCATCCGAATCCTGAAAGTAGACGGTGTTGGCCCAGCTTCCGGAGACGCGGATATACGCGGGACTGAGTGCAGCGGCAAGTTTGCGCAGACGTGGATTGGAGAGGTCGAGCGGCGTCCGCTGCTCGAAGAGCGAGGGGTCCATGCCCGGCGTCTGGTTGGCACTTGTGGGTGGCTTAGCTGCGGCAGTGCTCGCGTAGGGCTTCCAGAAGCGCCCGCCGATGACTTCGACCATCTCAACGTTGTAGGACTGAAAGCGCGGGTCGACCGTGCCGACCTTGGGCATGGTTGAGGGATTCGTCTGGGCGAAAGCAGTCGTGGCCGAGAGAGCGAGTGCGAGCGTGATTTTCATGGGGCGACTACTCTAGCACCGTCCGAACACCACAGTCCTTAGAATGAAGAGATGGGTTTGACGTTTGAAGTGAGCAAGACCACTGCGGCGGGTGGGCGGCGCGGTGTGATCGGTTTGCCGCATGGCGATGTGCAGACGCCTGTCTTTATGCCGGTGGGAACGGTGGCGAGCGTAAAAGCCGTTCCGCAGGAGACTGTGGAGACCATCGGCGCTGGCGGTCGCGGTGCGGAGATCATCCTGGCGAATACGTATCACCTGTATCTGCGGCCCGGCCATGAGCTGGTGCGGCGGATGGGTGGCGTGCACAAGTTCATGAGCTGGCGGCGGCCCATGCTGACGGACTCCGGCGGCTTCCAGGTCTTTTCGCTCAAGGGCCTGCGCAAGGTGAAGGAAGAGGGTGTGGAGTTTCGCTCGCATCTGGATGGCGGCAAGCACTTCTTCTCTCCCGAGCACTCCATGGCGGTGCAGATCGCCCTCGGCGCGGACATCATGATGGCCTTCGATGAGTGCACGGAGCATCCGGCAACATGGCAGCGCGCGAAGGACTCCATGGAGATGACGCATCGCTGGGCGCAGCGCTCTTTGGATTACTTCCAGGCGCATGCGAGCGAGGTTCCCTGGCACGAGGAGCGCGGCGGACGGCGGCAGAGCCTCTTCGGCATCGTACAGGGCGGGATGCACAAGGACCTGCGCACGCAGAGCGCGGAGACGCTCGTCGCCATGGACTTCGACGGCTATGCCATCGGCGGTCTGGCCGTGGGCGAGGAGCGCGACGTCACGCGCGAGATGATCGCGCACACGCTGGAGTATCTGCCCAAGGACAAGCCCCGGTACGTGATGGGCGTGGGCTATCCCGACGAGATCGAAGAGTACGCCAAGATGGGCGTGGACATGATGGACTGCGTTCTTCCGACGCGCGCGGGGCGCCACGGTCTGGTCTTCACCTCGCAGGGACGCGTGAATATCAAGAACAAGATCCACGAAGAGGACGGTGGACCTCTCGATCCAGCCTGCACCTGCTCGGTCTGCGCACGATACTCGCGGGGCTACATCCGGCATCTCTTTGCCGCCGGAGAGGCTCTTGGTATGACGCTCGCAAGCGTACATAACCTGGCGTTTTATCTGGATACGATGGAACGTGTGCGCGGAGAGATTGCGGAAGGGTGATTTCTTCCCGGCCATGATCGATCTCAATCCATAAATATTTTTCGCGCGCGGCGTTGAGAAAATAGCTTGAGGATAGTCATTGTCAGCAGAGGGTGGATACTGACAGTTTTCGGTTCCGTGCCAGGTAAGACCTGGCCGGAGGCATGGCCCATGCCTACCTTGAGCGCTCGGCATGGGCCGTCCCAAAAGACGCGGAATGACAGCAAGAAGGACCAGCAAAACCGGCAGACTGGTTCGCCAGAATCACTCTGCCTTCTTAAGTCTTTCAACGGCCTGGATAACAGCCATCCTTGCATTCACTTTTCTGGCCTATCTTCCGGTCTTGCGGTTTGCGTATGTCTTTGACGATGTCGAGCAGATTGTTAAAAATCCGCACATCCAGTCCTGGCAGTATCTGTCCGACTACTTTACTCAAAGCCTATGGAGCCACGGAGGTGCGTTTCAAACGCGATTCTATCGCCCATTCTTCCTGCTCTGGCTGCGCCTGAACAATGCACTCTTTGGTTTGAATCCTTTCTATTGGCATCTGACCACTCTTGTTAGTCACGTGTGTGCGACGTTTGTCCTCTATCTCCTGGTCCGTCAGGTCTCGAGAAATTGGCTGCCCGCCATTTTCTCCGCGCTCCTCTTCGGTCTGCACCCCATTCACATCCAGGTGGCAGCGTGGATCTCTTCTGTCAGCGAGTCTCTTCTCGCGGCTTCGCTGCTGGCCTCGTTGCTTTGTTACATGCTGAGTGTGTCGCGGAAGGACAAGCGGTGGCTGACCGCTTCGCTGGCGCTCTACACTGCGGCGCTGCTGTTGAAAGAAACTGCGGTCGGTCTCCCCGCAATCGTCTTTCTCTACGTGTGGCTTTGGAATGACCCGCAATCCAAAGACACGAGAGCCCGTTTCGCCTTTGCCCGCACGCTTCCATTTTTGGCTGTCACAGCGGTTTACCTCTGCGTGCGTGCTGTCGTGCTCCATACTGTCGTCGCGCAATCGTCTCCGATGCGGGCTTCGACGCTCTTCTTCACGCTGCCTTCCATTCTCCTGGCTTACTTCAAGCTGTTTTTGTGGCCCACGCGCCTGAGTCCCATGTATCCCTCGGTGCTCCTCACTCGTCTAGAAGCAAAAGCTTTTCTCTTTCCGCTTCTGGGATGGGTCGCTCTGGCTGTAGGGGCCGTGTTCTTGATCTGGCGGGACAGCAAGCGCACAGGACTGTCCTCGGCGGACAAGGACGATCAGAGACTTCTGCCTCTCTCGCTTCTTTGGGCTGCAATCTTCCTGCTGCCTGCGCTTTACCTGCCTGCACTTCAGGAAGGTGCGTTCATTCAGGATCGATATCTCTATCTTCCCTCAGCCGGATTGGCCATCGTCGTGGGTCTCGCAATCGCCAGAGTAGGAAGCGAAGGCAGAAAATTTCTTGGGATGCCAAGGGTACAGATAGTTATAGCCGCAACATTGGCAGTCATCATGGCCTTCGGAATCAGACGGGAAATCTATGTCTGGGCGGACAATATATCGCTCTTCACAAGAGCAGTGGAGCGATCTCCTGGGAACAAGATCGCGCAACATGATCTGGCTGCTGGACTCCTCGATGCCAAACGCTATGAGGACGCGATCCCTCTGCTGCAAAAGCTTTTGCGGGAAGAGCCGAACGATCCCGTAGGCAATAACAACCTGGGACAGGCTTATCTGAATCTTGGCGACCGAATCCATGCGGAAGGCTATTTGGCAAAATCCTGCCAGATCCATCCGACAGCCAGGCAGCTTTACCAATTGGGCGCGGTTCGATTCAACCTGGGTAGAGCAGACGCCGCCGAACAGACCTTCCGACAAGCCATCGCCATGGATCCAAACGGCTTAGGTTATCACTCAGGACTCGGCCTAGCGCTGGAACGCCTCGGGAAACAAAACCTCGCGAAAGAAGCTTTTGAGCAGGAGGTTACTGTAAACCCACAAGACACAATCTCCAGGCAAGCCATAGCGCGACTCTCAACTGGCGGTCTTTAAGCTCCGGTATCTCGAATCTGCATACGATAGAGAGAGTATGCGGGAGATAGAGAATGGAAGCCGAAGACTTCAGTACGCACTACAAAGCGATGGAAGACGAGCAGCTTCTTTCTCTGGCCCTCAAGTATGACGAACTGACCGACTCTGCCCAGACGGCGATGCGTGCCGAGTTTGCGCGTCGCGGGTTGGAGCCGCCTCTGCTCGAAGAACGCCCCGGAAGCGAGGTCGAACCGCTGAAGCTGGTCACGGTGCGTCGCTACCGGGATCTTTCTGAGGCGATTGTGGCGCGGTCGCTGCTGGAATCCGCCGGAATCACCGTGGATCTGCAAGATGAGAACCTCGTCCGGCTGGATTGGCAGGTTTCGAACATGATCGGTGGCATTCGCCTGCGTGTGGAAGCCCAGGACGAGGCAGGCGCAACCGAACTGCTGCGTGAGGCCGGGCCGGGTTCGATCGAGTTCGCCGCGGGGCAGGATTTTGTCCAACCCCACTGTTTTGTCTGCGGTTCGTCGGACATTACCTTCGAGGGCGCTTCGCGGAGTGCGGCCATGACCGCGCTCTATCTTCTGTCGGTTCCGCTGCCCACGGGCGCAAAGACCTGGGTCTGCAACCAATGCGGCACTCGCTGGAAGGATGAGGAGACGGTTTAGTTCTGTTCACGCTGGCAAAGATTCTTTTGATTTCGACAGAACAGAGACTGGCCGGGGCCGAAAAGGGAATCTCGCGACTCTACCAGGCCGCAACGTGTTGACAGTGATGGCGGGGTACGCGATTCTATTGACTAGCACTCATCTGCCTTGGCAAATGATGGGCCCTTGTGCTTTGTATAAGGGTTCTGGCAGGGTGCGGCAATCTTTCTCCGTACGGGCTCTGCCTGATGGAGCCTTAAATTAAGGAAGTCCCCTTTGTCCTCAGTTCCCTTTGCTTTTCTTTTGATGTTCCAGAGTGCTGGTTCGGGTTTCAGCTCGACTACGCTTCTGCTGCCAGTGTTTCTGATCGCCATGGTCTTGATGTCGGTGATCCCGAATCGCAATAAGCAGAAGAAGTGGCAGGCGATGCTGGCTGCGCTGAAGCCGGGCGATGTCGTGACCACCGTAGGCGGTCTGCGCGGCACAATTCTGAACCTGCGGGACGAGACCCTGACGCTGCGTGTTGCTCCTGACAATATCAAGCTCGAGTTTTTGAAGAGCGCTATCGCCTCCGTAACAACTACGGAAGAAGAGAAGTAAACGACCCAATGCAGAAGAACCTGACCGGCAAGATCGTTGCCATCATCGCTATCCTCGTGATCTTTGTGTACGGTGCACTGGGCAAGATCCCGGGACGCGACAAGGACGGCAAGACCAACCTCCAACTTGGGCTCGATCTCAAGGGCGGAACTCACCTGGTTTTGCAGGTGCACACGGCTGAGGCGATTGCCGCAGCCACCGACAACGCCGTGCAGCAGGTGCAGACCGACCTGGCCAAAGTGGGTGTAACCGGAACAACGGTGACGCGCAGCCAGAACGCGGCGGAGCCGGGCGTGATGATCATCACGGGCGTTCCTTCGGCCAAGCTGAGCGATGTGCGCGACGCCTTGACGGGTTCGACCTATGGCGACT
This genomic stretch from Terriglobus saanensis SP1PR4 harbors:
- the tgt gene encoding tRNA guanosine(34) transglycosylase Tgt; protein product: MGLTFEVSKTTAAGGRRGVIGLPHGDVQTPVFMPVGTVASVKAVPQETVETIGAGGRGAEIILANTYHLYLRPGHELVRRMGGVHKFMSWRRPMLTDSGGFQVFSLKGLRKVKEEGVEFRSHLDGGKHFFSPEHSMAVQIALGADIMMAFDECTEHPATWQRAKDSMEMTHRWAQRSLDYFQAHASEVPWHEERGGRRQSLFGIVQGGMHKDLRTQSAETLVAMDFDGYAIGGLAVGEERDVTREMIAHTLEYLPKDKPRYVMGVGYPDEIEEYAKMGVDMMDCVLPTRAGRHGLVFTSQGRVNIKNKIHEEDGGPLDPACTCSVCARYSRGYIRHLFAAGEALGMTLASVHNLAFYLDTMERVRGEIAEG
- a CDS encoding tetratricopeptide repeat protein — its product is MTARRTSKTGRLVRQNHSAFLSLSTAWITAILAFTFLAYLPVLRFAYVFDDVEQIVKNPHIQSWQYLSDYFTQSLWSHGGAFQTRFYRPFFLLWLRLNNALFGLNPFYWHLTTLVSHVCATFVLYLLVRQVSRNWLPAIFSALLFGLHPIHIQVAAWISSVSESLLAASLLASLLCYMLSVSRKDKRWLTASLALYTAALLLKETAVGLPAIVFLYVWLWNDPQSKDTRARFAFARTLPFLAVTAVYLCVRAVVLHTVVAQSSPMRASTLFFTLPSILLAYFKLFLWPTRLSPMYPSVLLTRLEAKAFLFPLLGWVALAVGAVFLIWRDSKRTGLSSADKDDQRLLPLSLLWAAIFLLPALYLPALQEGAFIQDRYLYLPSAGLAIVVGLAIARVGSEGRKFLGMPRVQIVIAATLAVIMAFGIRREIYVWADNISLFTRAVERSPGNKIAQHDLAAGLLDAKRYEDAIPLLQKLLREEPNDPVGNNNLGQAYLNLGDRIHAEGYLAKSCQIHPTARQLYQLGAVRFNLGRADAAEQTFRQAIAMDPNGLGYHSGLGLALERLGKQNLAKEAFEQEVTVNPQDTISRQAIARLSTGGL
- a CDS encoding putative signal transducing protein gives rise to the protein MEAEDFSTHYKAMEDEQLLSLALKYDELTDSAQTAMRAEFARRGLEPPLLEERPGSEVEPLKLVTVRRYRDLSEAIVARSLLESAGITVDLQDENLVRLDWQVSNMIGGIRLRVEAQDEAGATELLREAGPGSIEFAAGQDFVQPHCFVCGSSDITFEGASRSAAMTALYLLSVPLPTGAKTWVCNQCGTRWKDEETV
- the yajC gene encoding preprotein translocase subunit YajC, coding for MSSVPFAFLLMFQSAGSGFSSTTLLLPVFLIAMVLMSVIPNRNKQKKWQAMLAALKPGDVVTTVGGLRGTILNLRDETLTLRVAPDNIKLEFLKSAIASVTTTEEEK